The following coding sequences are from one Streptococcus sp. NPS 308 window:
- a CDS encoding pneumococcal-type histidine triad protein, whose protein sequence is MKMKKKYLVAGSALVLSLSLCIYALNQHQVEGNKDNNRVSYVDGKQDSQKTETQTPDQVSKKEDIQAEQIVVKITDQGYVTSHGDHFHYYNGKVPFDAIFSEELLMKDANYQLKDADIVNEIKGGYIIKVDGKYYVYLKDAAHADNVRTKDEIERQKQGHTHDAPTSNSAVTLARSQGRYTTDDGYIFNPSDIIEDTGDAYIVPHGGHYHYIPKSSLSASELAAAQAYLAGKNTQPSQLSYSSADSDNNTQSVAKGSTSKPANKAENLQSLLKELYDSPSDQRYSESDGLVFDPAKIISRTPNGVAIPHGDHYHFIPYSKLSPLEEKIARMVPIGGTGSTVSTNEKPHEVASSLGSLPSNPSILNNASSTLNKEIPSTSDGYIFNPKDIVEETATAYIVRHGDHFHYIPKSNQIGQPTLPNNGLTTPSPSLPINPGTSHKEYEEGGHGFDANRIIAEDEAGFIMSHGDHNHYFFKKDLTADQIKTAQDHLKGANTATPNPTHDDDHDEDHHGHHHDEDHDHGFDANRVISEDEQGFVMSHGDHNHYFFKKDLTAEQIKAAKDHLKTHHDAEPVKPLAKTVESFSRDASDEEKIAYISKTYGVPLEAIRISNGFFVFGNPDQAYDPTHIHPYAVRKEHVRIPLQTGDTELDFLNELYTTALRDNVSPYSLQVENGSFVIPHGDHNHYIKVQTKGYEVALKNKIPALQSNYQPGAFDEKAVLAKVDQLLADSRSIYKDKPIEQRQIELALGQFTENMKKLATNSTAGYLATLDLFDKQYIHIDESVKPTETSALDKKYQALIDKINTLDTDSYGLPKKDLLVQLQEAKLAKDEAGLAAVESQLQALQDFNDRTGVTTVEYIKYFYEHVNDGRLNDKLRNKVAQLTWTLYQSQSFLKAAELNKLFPSIYQAKQEVEEALKAQPTTAKSTQTVLDTEKVDNQSAKTAIYGFLKELYGDFMPEEHANHVSKEEVESLLSKANQLLEQIQEEGIRQSLAEEVENLKAATNKADADLDEVNSQVKDVLTRIASALQQEKENAEQDPQTLVLYQKLYDILMSLHAYLENNKGSDEDFDKVDALLDQLSAKSKDKAALLELTKAILVLNQEIKSKSSVGEEKNPATNAEANGDKTSTETETSVAAESNSEKASDENKPSNTTDSKPAESTSEKETTESTTSTGNQEKPVE, encoded by the coding sequence ATGAAAATGAAGAAAAAGTATCTTGTGGCGGGATCGGCTTTAGTCCTTTCCCTAAGTCTTTGCATCTATGCACTGAACCAACACCAGGTAGAAGGAAACAAAGATAATAACCGTGTGTCTTATGTTGATGGGAAACAAGACTCTCAAAAAACAGAGACTCAGACACCAGATCAAGTTAGCAAAAAGGAAGATATTCAGGCAGAACAAATTGTCGTGAAAATTACCGATCAAGGTTATGTGACTTCACACGGTGATCATTTCCATTATTACAATGGAAAAGTTCCTTTTGATGCGATTTTCAGTGAAGAACTTTTGATGAAAGATGCGAACTATCAACTCAAAGACGCTGATATTGTCAACGAAATCAAAGGTGGTTACATTATCAAGGTGGATGGTAAGTATTATGTTTACCTTAAGGATGCGGCACATGCAGATAACGTTCGTACGAAGGACGAAATTGAACGCCAAAAACAAGGTCATACTCACGATGCGCCAACTTCTAACAGTGCTGTGACACTTGCACGATCACAAGGACGCTATACTACCGATGATGGGTACATCTTTAATCCATCTGATATTATAGAAGATACTGGTGATGCTTATATCGTTCCTCACGGTGGACATTACCACTACATTCCAAAGAGTTCCTTGTCTGCTAGCGAATTAGCAGCTGCTCAAGCTTATTTAGCTGGCAAAAATACGCAACCGAGCCAGTTAAGCTATTCTTCAGCAGATAGTGACAATAACACGCAATCTGTAGCAAAAGGCTCAACTAGTAAGCCAGCAAATAAAGCTGAAAATCTCCAAAGTCTTTTGAAAGAACTCTATGATTCGCCTAGTGACCAACGTTACAGTGAATCAGACGGTCTGGTTTTTGACCCTGCTAAGATTATCAGCCGTACGCCAAATGGAGTTGCGATTCCGCATGGCGATCATTATCACTTTATTCCTTACAGCAAACTCTCTCCTTTAGAAGAAAAGATTGCCAGAATGGTGCCTATCGGTGGAACTGGTTCTACGGTCTCTACAAATGAAAAACCTCATGAAGTAGCGTCTAGTCTAGGAAGTCTTCCAAGTAATCCATCTATATTGAATAATGCTTCTTCAACGTTAAATAAGGAAATTCCTTCAACATCTGATGGTTATATCTTTAATCCTAAAGATATTGTCGAAGAAACTGCTACAGCTTATATTGTAAGACATGGTGATCATTTCCATTACATTCCTAAGTCGAATCAAATTGGACAACCGACTCTTCCAAATAATGGTCTAACAACACCTTCGCCATCTCTTCCAATCAATCCAGGAACTTCACATAAGGAGTATGAAGAAGGTGGACATGGCTTTGATGCCAATCGTATTATTGCTGAAGATGAAGCAGGATTTATCATGAGTCACGGAGACCACAATCATTACTTCTTCAAGAAGGATTTGACTGCTGATCAAATCAAGACAGCGCAAGACCACTTGAAAGGGGCAAATACAGCAACACCAAATCCAACTCATGATGACGATCACGATGAAGATCATCATGGACACCATCATGATGAAGACCATGATCACGGTTTTGATGCTAATCGTGTCATCAGTGAGGATGAACAAGGCTTTGTCATGAGTCATGGTGACCACAATCATTACTTCTTCAAGAAGGATTTGACAGCAGAGCAAATTAAGGCTGCTAAGGATCATTTGAAAACACATCATGATGCAGAGCCTGTAAAACCTCTTGCTAAAACGGTAGAGTCTTTCTCAAGAGATGCTAGCGATGAAGAAAAGATTGCTTATATTTCTAAAACATACGGAGTTCCACTTGAAGCGATTAGAATTTCAAACGGATTCTTTGTCTTTGGAAATCCAGACCAAGCCTACGATCCAACTCATATTCATCCCTATGCTGTACGAAAAGAGCATGTTCGTATACCGCTGCAGACGGGTGATACTGAACTTGATTTCTTAAATGAACTTTATACTACCGCCCTACGTGACAATGTGTCACCTTATAGTTTGCAGGTTGAAAATGGTAGTTTTGTGATTCCTCATGGCGACCATAATCACTACATCAAGGTTCAAACTAAGGGATATGAAGTGGCTTTGAAAAACAAGATTCCAGCCCTACAATCCAATTATCAACCTGGAGCTTTTGATGAGAAGGCAGTCTTGGCGAAAGTTGATCAACTTTTAGCTGATAGCAGAAGTATCTATAAAGACAAGCCTATTGAACAAAGACAGATTGAGTTAGCCTTAGGTCAGTTTACTGAAAACATGAAGAAACTGGCAACTAACTCTACAGCAGGTTATCTTGCAACACTTGATCTCTTTGATAAGCAATATATCCATATTGATGAGAGTGTCAAGCCTACTGAAACAAGTGCTTTAGATAAAAAATATCAAGCCTTGATTGATAAAATCAATACACTGGATACAGACTCTTATGGACTTCCAAAGAAAGATCTTCTCGTTCAACTTCAAGAAGCTAAATTAGCTAAAGATGAGGCTGGTTTAGCAGCTGTTGAATCACAACTTCAAGCCTTGCAAGACTTTAATGATCGAACAGGTGTTACAACTGTAGAATACATCAAGTATTTCTACGAACACGTAAATGACGGTCGTTTAAATGATAAACTTCGAAACAAAGTGGCTCAGTTGACTTGGACCTTGTATCAATCTCAATCCTTCCTTAAGGCAGCAGAATTGAACAAATTATTCCCAAGCATCTATCAGGCAAAACAAGAAGTGGAAGAAGCTTTGAAAGCCCAACCAACTACTGCCAAATCGACTCAGACAGTTCTAGATACTGAGAAAGTTGATAATCAAAGTGCTAAGACAGCTATTTATGGCTTCTTGAAAGAATTGTACGGAGACTTTATGCCTGAAGAACATGCCAATCATGTTAGCAAGGAAGAAGTAGAAAGTCTTTTGAGTAAGGCAAATCAACTCTTGGAACAAATCCAAGAAGAAGGAATCAGGCAATCCTTGGCAGAAGAAGTAGAAAATCTCAAAGCTGCCACAAACAAGGCTGATGCTGACTTGGATGAAGTAAATAGTCAGGTGAAAGACGTCTTGACTCGTATCGCTAGCGCCCTTCAACAAGAAAAGGAAAATGCTGAACAAGATCCTCAGACACTTGTACTCTATCAAAAACTCTACGATATTCTTATGTCGCTTCATGCTTATTTAGAAAACAATAAGGGTTCTGATGAGGACTTTGATAAGGTTGATGCTTTACTAGATCAGCTATCTGCTAAGAGTAAAGATAAAGCCGCTTTACTTGAATTGACAAAAGCTATTCTAGTCTTGAATCAAGAAATCAAGTCAAAATCAAGCGTAGGTGAAGAAAAAAATCCAGCAACAAATGCTGAAGCAAATGGTGATAAGACAAGTACCGAAACTGAAACATCAGTAGCTGCAGAATCTAACAGTGAAAAAGCAAGTGACGAAAACAAACCAAGCAACACAACAGATTCTAAACCAGCTGAATCAACTTCAGAAAAGGAAACAACAGAATCTACAACAAGTACCGGAAATCAAGAAAAACCAGTAGAATAA
- the nrdH gene encoding glutaredoxin-like protein NrdH gives MVTVYSKNNCVQCKMTKRFLDSNNVAYREINLDEQPEYIDQVKELGFSAAPIIQTPTEVFSGFQPGKLKQLA, from the coding sequence ATGGTAACCGTTTATTCTAAAAACAACTGTGTCCAATGTAAGATGACCAAGCGTTTCTTGGACAGCAACAATGTGGCTTATCGTGAGATTAATCTTGACGAGCAACCTGAGTACATCGATCAAGTTAAAGAGCTCGGTTTCAGCGCAGCTCCTATTATCCAAACACCAACTGAAGTTTTTTCAGGTTTCCAACCAGGAAAACTAAAACAGTTAGCATAA
- the ptsP gene encoding phosphoenolpyruvate--protein phosphotransferase, which yields MTEMLKGIAASDGVAVAKAYLLVQPDLSFETVTVEDTNAEEARLDAALKASQDELSVIREKAVGTLGEEAAQVFDAHLMVLADPEMISQIKETIRAKKVNAEAGLKEVTDMFITIFEGMEDNPYMQERAADIRDVTKRVLANLLGKKLPNPASINEEVIVIAHDLTPSDTAQLDKNFVKAFVTNIGGRTSHSAIMARTLEIAAVLGTNNITEIVKDGDILAVNGITGEVIINPTDEQAAEFKAAGEAYAQQKAEWALLKDAKTVTADGKHFELAANIGTPKDVEGVNDNGAEAVGLYRTEFLYMDSQDFPTEDEQYEAYKAVLEGMNGKPVVVRTMDIGGDKELPYFDMPHEMNPFLGFRALRISISETGDAMFRTQIRALLRASVHGQLRIMFPMVALLKEFRAAKAVFDEEKANLLAEGVAVADDIQVGIMIEIPAAAMLADQFAKEVDFFSIGTNDLIQYTMAADRMNEQVSYLYQPYNPSILRLINNVIKAAHAEGKWAGMCGEMAGDQQAVPLLVGMGLDEFSMSATSVLRTRSLMKKLDTAKMEEYANRALTECSTMEEVLELQKEYVNFD from the coding sequence ATGACAGAAATGCTTAAAGGAATCGCAGCATCAGACGGTGTTGCAGTTGCAAAAGCATATCTACTCGTTCAACCGGATTTGTCATTTGAGACTGTTACAGTCGAAGATACAAACGCAGAAGAAGCTCGCCTTGATGCTGCTCTAAAAGCATCACAAGACGAGCTTTCTGTTATTCGTGAGAAAGCAGTAGGTACGCTCGGTGAAGAAGCTGCTCAAGTATTTGACGCTCACTTAATGGTCCTTGCTGACCCAGAAATGATCAGCCAAATCAAGGAAACAATCCGTGCTAAGAAAGTGAATGCAGAAGCAGGTCTGAAAGAAGTTACAGACATGTTTATCACTATCTTTGAAGGTATGGAAGACAACCCATACATGCAAGAACGTGCGGCGGATATCCGCGACGTGACAAAACGTGTATTGGCAAACCTTCTTGGTAAAAAATTGCCAAACCCAGCTTCTATTAATGAAGAAGTGATTGTCATTGCACATGACTTGACTCCTTCTGATACAGCTCAATTGGACAAAAACTTTGTAAAAGCTTTTGTAACCAACATTGGTGGGCGTACAAGCCACTCAGCTATCATGGCACGTACACTTGAAATTGCAGCAGTATTGGGTACAAACAACATCACTGAAATCGTAAAAGACGGTGACATCCTTGCCGTTAACGGTATCACTGGTGAGGTTATTATCAACCCAACTGATGAGCAAGCGGCTGAATTCAAGGCTGCTGGTGAAGCTTATGCTCAACAGAAAGCTGAATGGGCTCTCTTGAAAGATGCTAAAACAGTAACTGCTGATGGCAAACACTTTGAATTGGCTGCCAACATCGGTACTCCAAAAGACGTTGAAGGTGTCAATGACAACGGTGCTGAAGCTGTTGGTCTTTACCGTACAGAGTTCTTGTACATGGATTCTCAAGACTTCCCAACAGAAGATGAGCAGTACGAAGCTTACAAGGCTGTACTTGAAGGAATGAACGGTAAACCTGTTGTCGTTCGTACAATGGATATCGGTGGAGATAAGGAACTCCCTTACTTCGATATGCCTCACGAAATGAACCCATTCCTTGGATTCCGTGCCCTTCGTATCTCTATCTCTGAGACTGGAGATGCTATGTTCCGCACACAAATCCGTGCCCTTCTTCGTGCGTCTGTTCACGGTCAATTGCGTATCATGTTCCCAATGGTTGCGCTCTTGAAAGAATTCCGTGCAGCGAAAGCAGTCTTTGACGAAGAAAAAGCAAACCTTCTTGCTGAAGGTGTTGCAGTTGCGGATGATATCCAAGTTGGTATCATGATCGAGATTCCTGCAGCAGCTATGCTTGCAGACCAATTTGCCAAAGAAGTTGACTTCTTCTCAATTGGTACGAACGACTTGATCCAATACACAATGGCAGCAGACCGTATGAACGAGCAAGTTTCATACCTTTACCAACCATACAACCCATCAATCCTACGCTTGATCAACAATGTGATCAAAGCAGCTCACGCTGAAGGGAAATGGGCTGGTATGTGTGGTGAGATGGCTGGTGACCAACAAGCTGTTCCACTTCTTGTCGGAATGGGCTTGGATGAGTTCTCTATGTCAGCAACATCTGTACTTCGTACACGTAGCTTGATGAAGAAACTTGACACAGCTAAGATGGAAGAGTACGCAAACCGTGCCCTTACAGAATGCTCAACAATGGAAGAAGTTCTTGAACTTCAAAAAGAATACGTTAATTTTGATTAA
- a CDS encoding pneumococcal-type histidine triad protein — protein sequence MKVNKKYLAGSAAALILSVCSYELGLYQARTVKENNRVSYIDGKQATQKTENLTPDEVSKREGINAEQIVIKITDQGYVTSHGDHYHYYNGKVPYDAIFSEELLMKDPNYKLKDEDIVNEVKGGYVIKVDGKYYVYLKDAAHADNVRTKAEINRQKQEHSQHREGGTPRNDGAVALARSQGRYTTDDGYIFNASDIIEDTGDAYIVPHGDHYHYIPKSELSASELAAAEAFLSGRGNLSSSRTYRRQNSDNTPRINWVPSVSNPGTTNTNTSNNSNTNSQASQSDDIDSLLKQLYKLPLSQRHVESDGLVFDPAQITSRTARGVAVPHGNHYHFIPYEQMSELEERIARIIPLRYRSNHWVPDSRPEQPSPQPTPEPSPSPQPAPNPQPAPSNPIDGKLVKQAIRKVADGYVFEENGISRYTPAKELSAETAAAIDSKLAEQESLTHKLGAKKTNLPSGNREFYNKAYDLLARVHQDLLDNKGRQADFDALDKLLERLNDVSSDKVKLVDDILTFLAPIRHPERLGKPNAQIAYTDDEIQVAKLAGKYTTEDGYIFDPRDITSDEGDAYVTPHMTHSHWIKKDSLSEAERAAAQAYAKEKGLTPPSTDHQNSGNTEAKGAEAIYNRVKAAKKVPLDRMPYNLQHTVEVKNGSLIIPHYDHYHNIKFEWFDEGLYEAPKGYTLEDLFATVKYYVEHPNERPHSDSGWGNASDHVQRNQNGQADNNHTEKPSVEKPRTEKPEEEKPREEKPQSEKPESPKPTEEPEKESPEESEEPQVETEKVEEKLREAEDLLGKIQDPIIKSNAKETLTGLKNNLLFGAQDNNTIMAEAEKLLALLRESK from the coding sequence ATGAAAGTTAATAAGAAATACCTTGCTGGTTCTGCGGCAGCTTTGATTTTAAGTGTTTGTTCTTACGAGTTGGGACTTTATCAAGCCAGAACGGTTAAGGAAAATAATCGTGTTTCCTATATAGATGGAAAACAAGCGACGCAAAAAACGGAGAATTTGACTCCTGATGAAGTTAGCAAGCGTGAAGGAATCAATGCGGAGCAAATCGTCATCAAGATAACAGACCAAGGCTATGTCACTTCACATGGAGACCACTATCATTATTACAATGGGAAGGTCCCTTATGATGCGATTTTTAGTGAAGAGTTGCTGATGAAGGATCCAAACTATAAGCTAAAAGATGAGGATATTGTCAATGAGGTTAAGGGTGGATATGTTATCAAGGTAGATGGAAAATACTATGTCTACCTTAAGGATGCTGCCCATGCGGATAATGTTCGTACGAAAGCAGAAATCAATCGACAAAAACAAGAGCATAGTCAACATCGTGAAGGTGGGACTCCAAGAAACGATGGTGCTGTAGCTCTGGCACGTTCGCAAGGGCGTTATACCACAGATGATGGTTACATCTTTAATGCATCTGATATTATAGAGGATACTGGTGATGCTTATATCGTTCCTCATGGCGATCATTACCATTACATTCCTAAGAGTGAGTTATCAGCCAGCGAATTGGCTGCTGCAGAAGCCTTCCTATCTGGTCGGGGCAATCTGTCAAGTTCAAGAACCTATCGCCGACAAAATAGCGATAACACTCCAAGAATAAACTGGGTACCTTCTGTAAGCAATCCAGGAACTACAAATACTAATACAAGTAACAACAGCAATACTAACAGTCAAGCAAGTCAAAGTGATGACATTGATAGTCTTTTGAAACAGCTCTACAAACTGCCTTTGAGCCAACGACACGTAGAATCTGATGGCCTTGTTTTCGACCCGGCGCAAATCACAAGTCGAACCGCCAGAGGTGTAGCTGTCCCTCATGGTAACCATTACCACTTTATTCCTTATGAACAAATGTCTGAATTGGAAGAACGAATCGCTCGCATCATCCCGCTTCGCTATCGTTCGAACCACTGGGTGCCGGATTCAAGACCAGAACAACCAAGTCCACAACCGACTCCGGAACCTAGTCCAAGCCCGCAACCTGCACCAAATCCTCAACCAGCTCCAAGCAATCCAATTGACGGAAAATTGGTTAAACAGGCGATTCGAAAAGTAGCTGATGGCTATGTATTTGAGGAGAATGGAATCTCACGTTATACTCCTGCCAAGGAACTTTCAGCAGAAACAGCAGCAGCCATTGATAGCAAACTGGCCGAGCAAGAAAGTTTAACTCATAAGCTCGGAGCTAAGAAAACCAACCTCCCATCTGGTAATCGAGAGTTTTACAATAAGGCTTATGATTTGCTAGCAAGAGTTCATCAAGACTTACTTGATAATAAAGGACGCCAAGCTGATTTTGACGCTTTAGATAAACTCTTGGAACGTCTCAATGATGTCTCAAGCGATAAAGTCAAGTTAGTTGATGATATTCTTACCTTCCTAGCACCGATTCGTCATCCAGAACGTTTAGGAAAACCGAATGCGCAAATAGCTTATACAGATGATGAGATTCAAGTAGCCAAGTTGGCAGGCAAGTATACAACAGAAGATGGTTATATCTTTGATCCCCGTGATATCACAAGTGATGAGGGGGATGCCTATGTAACTCCACATATGACCCATAGTCATTGGATTAAGAAAGATAGTTTGTCTGAAGCTGAAAGAGCGGCAGCCCAGGCTTATGCTAAAGAGAAAGGTTTAACGCCTCCTTCGACAGACCATCAGAATTCAGGAAATACGGAGGCTAAAGGAGCAGAAGCTATCTACAACCGCGTGAAAGCAGCTAAGAAGGTGCCACTTGATCGTATGCCTTACAATCTCCAACATACTGTGGAAGTCAAAAACGGAAGCTTGATTATTCCTCATTATGACCATTACCATAACATCAAATTTGAGTGGTTTGACGAAGGTCTTTATGAGGCTCCTAAGGGCTATACTCTAGAGGACCTCTTTGCGACTGTGAAGTACTATGTTGAACATCCAAACGAACGTCCACATTCAGATAGTGGATGGGGTAATGCAAGTGACCATGTTCAAAGAAACCAAAATGGTCAAGCTGATAACAATCATACGGAAAAACCATCAGTAGAGAAACCTCGGACAGAAAAACCTGAGGAAGAAAAACCTCGCGAAGAGAAACCTCAGAGTGAGAAACCAGAGTCTCCAAAACCAACTGAGGAGCCAGAAAAAGAATCGCCAGAGGAATCAGAAGAACCTCAGGTTGAAACTGAAAAGGTTGAAGAAAAACTGAGAGAGGCTGAAGATTTACTTGGAAAAATCCAGGATCCAATTATCAAGTCTAATGCCAAAGAAACTCTCACGGGATTAAAGAATAACTTGCTATTTGGCGCCCAAGACAACAATACTATTATGGCAGAAGCTGAAAAATTATTGGCTTTGTTAAGGGAGAGTAAGTAG
- a CDS encoding phosphocarrier protein HPr, whose product MASKDFHVVAETGIHARPATLLVQTASKFASDITLEYKGKSVNLKSIMGVMSLGVGQGADVTISAEGADADDAIAAITETMEKEGLA is encoded by the coding sequence ATGGCTTCTAAAGATTTCCACGTAGTGGCAGAAACAGGTATTCACGCACGTCCAGCAACATTGTTGGTTCAAACAGCTAGCAAATTTGCTTCAGATATCACTCTTGAATACAAAGGTAAATCAGTAAACCTTAAATCTATCATGGGTGTTATGAGTCTTGGTGTTGGCCAAGGTGCTGACGTTACAATTTCAGCTGAAGGTGCAGATGCTGACGACGCAATCGCTGCTATCACTGAAACTATGGAAAAAGAAGGATTGGCATAA
- a CDS encoding metal ABC transporter solute-binding protein, Zn/Mn family, whose product MKKRTILLLMASLLALVLGACSQKEKQEAKGMKIVTSFYPVYAMVKEVSGDLNDVRMIQSSSGIHSYEPSANDIAAIYDADVFVYHSHTLESWAGSLDPNLKKSKVKVLEASEGMTLERVPGLEDVEAGDGIDEKTLYDPHTWLDPEKAGEEAQIIADKLSEIDSANKETYQKNAKNFITKAQELTKKYQPIFEKASQKTFVTQHTAFSYLAKRFGLKQLGIAGISPEQEPSPRQLTEIQEFVKTYKVKTIFTESNASSKVAETLIKSTGVSLKTLNPLEADPENDKTYLENLEENMKVLAEELK is encoded by the coding sequence ATGAAAAAAAGAACGATCCTATTATTGATGGCCAGTTTGTTGGCTCTTGTCTTAGGAGCATGTAGTCAAAAAGAAAAACAAGAAGCAAAAGGGATGAAGATTGTAACAAGTTTTTATCCAGTCTATGCCATGGTCAAAGAGGTATCAGGTGACTTGAATGATGTTCGGATGATTCAGTCAAGTAGTGGAATTCACTCATATGAACCTTCAGCGAATGACATTGCTGCTATTTATGACGCGGATGTATTTGTCTACCACTCGCATACACTGGAGTCTTGGGCGGGAAGTCTGGATCCAAATTTGAAAAAATCAAAAGTTAAAGTTTTAGAAGCGTCTGAAGGGATGACCTTGGAACGTGTACCAGGTTTAGAAGATGTAGAAGCTGGTGATGGGATTGATGAAAAAACACTTTACGACCCTCACACTTGGTTAGATCCTGAAAAAGCAGGCGAAGAAGCGCAGATTATTGCGGATAAACTTTCGGAGATTGACAGTGCTAATAAGGAAACGTATCAAAAGAATGCTAAAAACTTTATTACTAAAGCCCAAGAATTGACTAAGAAGTACCAGCCTATTTTTGAAAAAGCAAGTCAAAAGACTTTTGTTACGCAACACACAGCCTTTTCTTACCTGGCTAAACGCTTTGGTTTGAAACAACTTGGTATAGCAGGAATTTCCCCTGAACAAGAGCCGAGTCCGAGACAGTTGACAGAAATCCAAGAATTTGTCAAAACCTATAAGGTTAAAACCATCTTTACTGAGAGCAATGCCTCTTCTAAAGTTGCTGAAACCTTGATCAAATCAACAGGGGTTAGTCTGAAAACACTGAATCCTTTGGAAGCAGACCCCGAAAATGACAAAACTTACTTAGAAAATCTAGAAGAAAATATGAAAGTTCTTGCAGAAGAATTAAAATGA
- the pepT gene encoding peptidase T gives MTYPNLLDRFLTYVKVNTRSDEHSTTTPSTQSQVDFATNVLIPEMKRVGLQNVYYLPNGFAIGTLPANDPKLTRKIGFISHMDTADFNAEGVKPQVIENYDGGAIDLGDSGFKLDPSDFKSLEKYHGQTLITTDGTTLLGADDKSGIAEIMTAIEYLTAHPEIKHCEIRVGFGPDEEIGVGANKFDAEDFDVDFAYTVDGGPLGELQYETFSAAAAELHFQGRNVHPGTAKGQMVNALQLAIDFHNQLPENDRPELTEGYQGFYHLMDVTGSVEEARASYIIRDFEKDAFEARKAAMQSIADKMNQELGNDRVSLTLTDQYYNMKEVIEKDMTPVTIAKAVMEDLGIAPIIEPIRGGTDGSKISFMGIPTPNIFAGGENMHGRFEYVSLQTMEHAVDTIIGIVSYKD, from the coding sequence ATGACTTATCCGAACCTTTTAGATCGTTTCTTGACCTACGTTAAGGTCAATACGCGTTCTGATGAACACTCTACTACTACTCCAAGTACGCAAAGCCAGGTAGATTTTGCGACCAATGTTCTTATTCCTGAAATGAAACGTGTCGGTCTGCAAAACGTCTACTACCTTCCAAATGGTTTTGCTATTGGTACCTTACCAGCTAATGATCCAAAGCTCACTCGCAAAATTGGCTTCATCTCCCATATGGATACTGCTGATTTTAATGCAGAAGGTGTGAAGCCACAAGTCATCGAAAATTACGATGGTGGAGCTATCGACTTGGGTGATTCTGGATTTAAACTAGATCCTTCTGACTTCAAGAGTCTTGAAAAATATCATGGCCAAACGCTTATCACAACTGACGGCACAACCTTGCTGGGCGCTGATGACAAATCAGGTATTGCTGAGATTATGACCGCTATCGAGTACTTAACTGCTCATCCTGAAATCAAACACTGTGAAATTCGTGTTGGTTTTGGACCTGACGAAGAAATCGGTGTCGGTGCCAATAAGTTTGATGCAGAAGACTTTGATGTAGACTTTGCCTACACGGTTGATGGTGGCCCACTAGGGGAGCTTCAGTATGAGACTTTCTCAGCAGCTGCTGCTGAACTCCATTTCCAAGGGCGCAATGTCCACCCTGGTACTGCAAAGGGTCAAATGGTCAATGCCCTTCAGCTAGCGATTGATTTTCATAATCAACTTCCAGAGAATGACCGACCTGAATTGACTGAAGGTTACCAAGGTTTCTATCATCTTATGGATGTGACAGGTAGTGTCGAGGAAGCGCGTGCAAGCTATATCATTCGTGACTTTGAAAAGGATGCCTTTGAAGCACGTAAAGCAGCTATGCAGTCTATTGCTGACAAGATGAATCAAGAACTTGGGAATGATCGCGTTAGCTTGACTCTGACAGACCAGTACTACAATATGAAGGAAGTCATTGAGAAAGACATGACACCTGTTACCATTGCCAAAGCTGTAATGGAAGATCTAGGGATCGCGCCAATTATCGAACCAATTCGTGGTGGAACAGATGGGTCTAAGATTTCCTTTATGGGGATCCCAACTCCAAATATCTTTGCAGGTGGTGAAAACATGCATGGACGTTTTGAATACGTCAGCCTTCAGACTATGGAGCATGCGGTGGATACCATCATTGGCATTGTATCTTATAAAGACTAA